One genomic region from Gossypium hirsutum isolate 1008001.06 chromosome D13, Gossypium_hirsutum_v2.1, whole genome shotgun sequence encodes:
- the LOC107918268 gene encoding uncharacterized protein — MHSRVSNHEASNKQIGCKGELRKIKKKKNKSEARDQQLKKKEFESFTVENGKLEELIEYLIAGYRQVPATDLQKQEISVDLSYSHPNFDVKDEEQGMNSEVQGNVEELDGIELDDLRDDLVPKKVTNPENSLIIEPNSIAEFLLKIDEDVASNVDFSDYMICFNGEQKTIGRYSFPISLVPTVERIMKAYGDVSASSLMSTNITGKIYLLFCATIKEMEDLELHQVTQTKMLKWRDAIKDALRVNFKVEFAMSHLKKVARAYFGGIGEQLLLSINEKLNSLYKERAKALEGFKDFLANAKDFDGQSVSTGLFP; from the exons ATGCATTCCCGGGTTTCAAATCATGAGGCTTCAAACAAACAAATAGGTTGTAAAGGGGAGTTAcggaaaattaaaaagaaaaagaacaagagtGAAGCTAGAGATCAGCAATTAAAGAAG AAAGAATTTGAGAGTTTCACAGTAGAGAATGGTAAATTGGAGGAACTCATCGAATATTTAATTGCTGGTTACCGGCAAGTTCCTGCAACTGATCTTCAGAAACAAGAAATTTCTGTTGATCTATCATATTCTCATCCAAATTTTGATGTCAAG GATGAAGAACAAGGGATGAACTCTGAAGTTcaaggaaatgttgaagag CTGGATGGTATAGAACTTGATGACTTACGGGATGATCTGGTTCCTAAAAAAGTGACAAATCCAGAGAATTCTCTGATTATCGAACCAAACTCCATTGCCGAATTTCTTCTGAAAATTGATGAAGATGTCGCAAGCAATGTGGATTTCTCAGACTACATGATTTGCTTCAATGGGGAGCAAAAAACAATTGGAAGATACAGTTTTCCAATATCTTTGGTCCCTACTGTGGAAAGAATCATGAAGGCTTATGGTGATGTCTCGGCTTCGAGTCTAATGAGCACGAATATTACTGGGAAAATTTATCTGCTTTTCTGTGCAACAATAAAAGAGATGGAAGATCTTGAGCTCCATCAAGTGACCCAGACAAAGATGCTGAAATGGAGGGATGCTATTAAGGATGCTCTCCGCGTCAACTTCAAGGTGGAGTTTGCAATGTCCCATCTGAAGAAAGTTGCTCGAGCTTACTTTGGTGGCATTGGAGAGCAATTGTTGCTGAGCATCAACGAGAAGTTGAATTCCTTGTATAAGGAACGTGCTAAGGCATTGGAGGGTTTCAAGGATTTTCTGGCAAATGCAAAGGACTTTGATGGCCAATCTGTGAGCACTGGTTTATTCCCTTGA